A region from the Halobacillus mangrovi genome encodes:
- a CDS encoding multicopper oxidase family protein — protein MVILLKILLAALASAGILVLSACGQQEIKVDKNVQENKVGSGNSQPAEIKEFDVTAEEVKWELNSEHQIMAYTYGGTVPGEEIRVKEGKTVKINFTNNLKVPTTIHWHGVPVPNEQDGIPGVTQDAVLPGETYTYQFTAENPGTYWYHTHQNGAEMIDKGLYGTFIIEPEQGNPIDKDYTLVLDEWESSKLNREITSYHGDSMAHGGHSSDQEQGMMEHNMDSYDIYTINGKTYDSTSPLKVKKGDKVKLRFVNAGYIVHKMHIPIEYKVTHVDGQEVNAPKDEDGSILEIAPGERFDIEFSADGEDNFTIDNHVSRKAAKDMRIDVVYVDGKTETQSHTEESKEVDLTNLGEYTEGPFSLEDSFDTEYEMDLGAAMSDEGMKMVWTINNEVYPDTKPFEVKKGEKVKVRLVNNSMDDSVHPMHLHGHFFQVLSKDGKPLKGSPIIKDTLNVKPGETYEVAFLADNPGNWLFHCHDLHHASNGMVTAIKYKGFEPSYKDTGKVENQPE, from the coding sequence ATGGTGATCTTATTGAAGATATTGTTAGCAGCCTTAGCTTCTGCTGGTATTTTAGTATTAAGTGCCTGTGGGCAACAAGAAATCAAAGTGGATAAAAATGTGCAAGAAAACAAAGTTGGAAGTGGAAACTCCCAACCAGCTGAAATTAAAGAGTTTGATGTAACCGCGGAAGAAGTCAAATGGGAGCTGAATTCTGAACATCAAATTATGGCCTACACATACGGGGGGACGGTTCCTGGTGAAGAGATAAGGGTGAAGGAAGGCAAAACTGTAAAAATTAATTTTACAAATAATCTTAAGGTCCCTACCACCATTCACTGGCATGGTGTTCCTGTCCCTAATGAGCAGGATGGGATTCCAGGTGTAACCCAGGATGCTGTTTTGCCTGGAGAAACCTATACTTATCAGTTTACTGCAGAAAATCCAGGGACGTACTGGTATCATACCCATCAAAATGGAGCAGAAATGATAGATAAAGGCTTGTATGGCACATTTATTATTGAGCCTGAACAGGGTAACCCTATAGATAAGGATTATACGTTGGTGCTTGATGAGTGGGAGTCAAGTAAATTAAATCGAGAGATTACAAGTTATCATGGAGATTCAATGGCTCACGGGGGGCATTCTTCGGACCAAGAGCAAGGGATGATGGAGCACAATATGGACTCCTATGATATCTATACCATCAATGGAAAGACCTATGATTCAACCTCTCCTTTAAAAGTAAAAAAAGGTGATAAAGTAAAACTGCGCTTTGTTAACGCGGGTTACATCGTGCATAAAATGCATATTCCTATTGAATATAAAGTAACACATGTGGATGGGCAGGAGGTAAATGCTCCAAAGGATGAAGATGGCTCGATCCTTGAGATCGCTCCAGGTGAAAGGTTCGATATAGAGTTCTCAGCTGATGGAGAAGATAACTTCACGATAGACAACCATGTAAGCAGGAAGGCTGCTAAAGATATGAGGATTGATGTAGTTTACGTGGACGGGAAGACGGAAACTCAATCTCACACTGAAGAATCGAAAGAAGTAGACCTTACAAATTTAGGTGAATACACAGAGGGACCTTTTTCATTGGAAGATTCATTCGATACTGAATATGAAATGGATTTAGGAGCCGCCATGTCAGACGAAGGAATGAAGATGGTTTGGACGATTAATAATGAAGTCTACCCTGACACAAAACCTTTTGAAGTAAAGAAAGGGGAAAAAGTAAAGGTAAGGTTAGTCAATAACAGTATGGATGATTCTGTTCACCCCATGCATCTGCATGGCCACTTTTTCCAAGTGTTAAGCAAGGATGGGAAACCATTGAAAGGCTCGCCAATCATAAAAGATACGCTAAATGTTAAGCCTGGTGAAACTTACGAAGTGGCTTTTCTAGCTGATAACCCGGGAAATTGGCTGTTTCACTGTCACGACCTTCACCATGCTTCGAATGGAATGGTAACTGCGATTAAATATAAAGGTTTTGAACCGAGTTATAAAGATACAGGCAAAGTAGAGAATCAACCGGAATAG
- a CDS encoding multicopper oxidase family protein, translated as MLTPDIHQLFGEMNDGVKHFELTAEPVKQEILEGVYMEGWGYNGSIPGPTLVVNPGDKVSIRVNNQLPEPTSVHWHGLDIPEKADGGVELQPSPSIEPGQYYDYEFTVINSPGAHMYHTHYNPMKQQMMGLAGGFIIKEKDDQVDEDYLLLLQEFALKELEHGKLEEGTYQVNPHSHQFNFYTINGRCFPHLSPMEVRKGDQIRVRLGSIGHSPHPMHIHGHQFTIENQDGNPLPEALKMERNSVTLSPGETFDILIKANNPGEWPFHCHTPHHMSNNGTEGHGGMMTSLKYLIS; from the coding sequence ATGTTAACACCAGATATCCACCAGTTATTCGGTGAAATGAACGATGGAGTAAAGCATTTTGAGCTTACAGCTGAACCTGTTAAACAAGAAATATTGGAAGGTGTATATATGGAGGGATGGGGGTATAATGGGTCCATTCCAGGTCCTACCCTGGTGGTTAACCCAGGAGATAAAGTTTCAATTAGAGTGAATAATCAATTGCCAGAGCCTACAAGTGTCCACTGGCACGGATTAGATATCCCTGAAAAAGCGGATGGAGGAGTGGAACTTCAACCCTCACCCAGTATAGAACCCGGCCAGTATTATGATTATGAATTTACCGTTATTAATTCACCCGGCGCTCATATGTATCATACTCATTACAATCCAATGAAACAGCAGATGATGGGTTTAGCTGGAGGGTTTATTATTAAAGAGAAAGATGATCAGGTCGATGAAGATTATTTACTCTTGCTGCAAGAATTTGCATTGAAAGAATTAGAACATGGGAAATTAGAAGAAGGCACTTACCAGGTCAACCCCCATTCCCATCAGTTTAATTTTTATACGATTAATGGTCGTTGCTTCCCACATTTAAGTCCTATGGAAGTAAGAAAAGGAGACCAGATAAGGGTTCGGCTCGGAAGTATTGGGCACAGCCCACACCCAATGCATATTCACGGCCATCAGTTTACGATAGAAAACCAGGATGGAAATCCATTGCCTGAAGCTCTTAAAATGGAAAGAAACAGTGTAACTCTCTCCCCCGGAGAGACTTTTGATATCCTGATTAAAGCGAATAATCCTGGCGAGTGGCCATTCCATTGTCATACCCCGCACCATATGTCGAACAATGGAACGGAAGGTCATGGTGGGATGATGACTTCATTGAAGTACTTAATTTCGTAA
- a CDS encoding urease accessory protein UreH domain-containing protein: protein MYQFFSQISNFFSQPFFNLANQWEGVPFLSALLLGLVGAAAPCQFTGNLGAITIYGNRSLQENIPWLHIFLFILGKIAVFSSLGAVVWIFGKEFYGYFTMYVPFIRKLIGPLLILIGLFMIGLFHMRWNIKLGTVPERFLKDSKSGSFLMGISFTLAFCPTMFVLFFMTLMPVVLSTSYGVVLPSVFALGTSIPLLLSIFIIWYFGMGKMFMKRGRKLGGIVQKAAGWILVILGLLDTITYWS, encoded by the coding sequence ATGTATCAGTTTTTCAGTCAAATCAGCAATTTTTTCAGCCAGCCTTTTTTTAATCTAGCGAACCAGTGGGAAGGGGTTCCTTTCTTAAGTGCTTTACTGCTTGGTTTAGTTGGCGCAGCAGCTCCATGTCAATTTACAGGTAATTTAGGCGCTATTACAATATATGGGAATCGTTCCCTGCAGGAAAACATTCCCTGGCTGCATATCTTTCTATTCATTCTAGGGAAGATTGCTGTGTTCTCTTCGCTGGGTGCTGTCGTATGGATTTTTGGTAAGGAGTTTTATGGTTACTTCACTATGTATGTCCCATTTATAAGGAAGCTGATCGGACCTCTTCTCATTTTGATCGGGCTTTTTATGATCGGTCTTTTTCATATGCGTTGGAATATAAAGTTAGGCACGGTTCCAGAACGTTTTCTAAAGGATAGCAAATCAGGCAGTTTTTTAATGGGGATCAGCTTTACTCTAGCTTTTTGTCCTACGATGTTTGTCTTGTTCTTTATGACCCTCATGCCAGTTGTCCTATCAACCTCCTATGGAGTTGTCCTGCCCTCGGTATTTGCGCTGGGTACATCCATTCCTTTACTGCTTTCTATTTTTATTATCTGGTATTTCGGTATGGGAAAGATGTTTATGAAACGCGGAAGGAAGTTAGGTGGAATAGTGCAAAAAGCTGCGGGGTGGATACTAGTCATCCTTGGATTGTTGGACACTATCACTTACTGGTCATAA
- a CDS encoding UDP-N-acetylmuramoyl-L-alanyl-D-glutamate--2,6-diaminopimelate ligase — MKLQDLVYELETRMKLTTINIDEDITVEGLADNSREVKENYLFVAVKGFDKDGHSYINQAVRDGVSVVIGEEDLADEVGVPYIKVPNSRRALGILSNKFYHFPAKDKWLIGITGTNGKTTTSYLLKEIIESSGKSCAVIGSIQNIVNGRVYPTQNTTPSSLKINQMLAISTDDVVIIEVTSHALTQYRVEGLAFDMALFTNLSHDHLDYHSSMEEYFEAKRRLFHMLKKEGKAVINTDDSWGAHLERLLKDEGKPVFTVGKEEGRDFQIAQTEANPPKLLIKDKNGETTIYSNMSGMHNMYNMTMSFAAAALVGLDKALIGEAIEKFEGVKGRFQMIKIDEVTAVVDYAHTPDAIYHCLNTARQAGARKIIHVFGFRGDRDSTKRREMVAITSEISDHYILTFDDLNSVSGEEMGEVLRQLQDMHGNEKGKVITDRTLAIREAIELADDGDWILVTGKGNESYQLNYSLPTDSDEETLHYFALEQSRG; from the coding sequence ATGAAACTCCAAGATCTTGTCTACGAACTCGAAACACGAATGAAACTAACAACGATCAACATCGATGAAGATATAACGGTTGAAGGACTTGCAGATAATTCAAGAGAGGTTAAGGAAAACTATTTATTTGTTGCAGTAAAAGGGTTTGATAAGGATGGTCACTCCTATATTAACCAGGCTGTAAGAGACGGGGTGTCTGTAGTCATAGGGGAAGAAGACCTTGCTGATGAAGTGGGAGTACCGTATATAAAAGTCCCAAATTCTCGTAGAGCTTTGGGAATCTTAAGTAACAAATTTTATCATTTCCCAGCGAAAGATAAATGGTTGATCGGAATAACAGGAACGAATGGAAAAACAACGACCAGCTACCTTCTTAAAGAGATTATAGAATCTTCAGGGAAATCGTGTGCAGTCATTGGGTCGATCCAGAACATTGTGAATGGCAGGGTGTATCCAACCCAAAATACGACACCAAGTTCTCTTAAAATCAATCAAATGTTGGCTATCAGCACGGACGATGTTGTTATTATCGAAGTAACCTCCCACGCTTTAACTCAATATCGAGTAGAAGGACTGGCCTTTGATATGGCTCTTTTCACAAACTTGAGTCATGATCATCTCGACTACCATTCTTCTATGGAGGAATATTTTGAGGCGAAGAGACGATTATTCCACATGCTGAAAAAAGAAGGAAAAGCGGTCATCAATACAGATGACTCATGGGGAGCGCACCTGGAAAGGTTGCTTAAAGATGAAGGAAAACCAGTCTTTACTGTAGGAAAAGAGGAAGGAAGAGATTTTCAAATCGCTCAAACCGAAGCTAATCCCCCTAAACTATTGATTAAAGATAAAAATGGTGAAACAACCATCTATTCAAACATGTCTGGTATGCACAATATGTACAACATGACGATGTCCTTTGCTGCCGCTGCCCTCGTCGGTTTGGATAAGGCATTGATTGGTGAGGCGATAGAGAAGTTTGAGGGGGTAAAAGGTCGTTTTCAAATGATAAAAATCGATGAAGTTACAGCTGTGGTGGACTATGCTCATACACCCGATGCGATTTATCATTGCTTAAATACAGCGAGACAAGCTGGTGCAAGGAAAATTATCCATGTGTTCGGATTCAGGGGCGACCGAGATTCGACTAAGAGAAGAGAGATGGTGGCGATTACTTCGGAAATTAGTGATCACTATATTCTTACATTTGATGACTTGAATAGCGTTTCTGGTGAAGAAATGGGGGAAGTGCTTAGACAGCTTCAAGACATGCATGGAAACGAAAAAGGAAAAGTGATCACAGACCGTACCCTTGCGATAAGGGAAGCAATCGAACTTGCTGATGATGGGGATTGGATTCTCGTTACTGGTAAAGGAAATGAAAGCTATCAACTGAACTACTCTTTACCGACTGACTCTGATGAAGAAACGCTCCACTATTTTGCTTTGGAACAAAGTAGAGGATGA